A genomic window from Gemmatimonadota bacterium includes:
- a CDS encoding PfkB family carbohydrate kinase, giving the protein MSVLVVGSVALDSVITPFGKADEVIGGSAVFFSAAASLFTDVHVVGVVGPDYPRADLSFLTDRGVDLSGVETAEGESFRWAGKYSYDLNSRETLDTRLGVFADFQPRIPDAFRNARTVFLGNIHPSLQASVLDQVERPDLVACDTMNFWINGARAELEALLGRVDLLMVNDEETRQLADEPNLVKAVRWIQERGPRAVVVKKGEHGAMLFHENEIFFVPGYPLEDVRDPTGAGDSFAGGFLGYLDSTPHWDDGAWRRAMVYGSVTGSFAVADFSVRRFRTLSRDEVAERARLFRRLTAVEFEIADAL; this is encoded by the coding sequence GTGTCGGTCCTGGTCGTTGGTAGTGTCGCGTTGGATTCGGTGATCACGCCGTTCGGCAAGGCCGACGAGGTGATCGGCGGCTCCGCGGTGTTCTTCTCCGCGGCGGCTTCGCTGTTCACCGATGTCCACGTGGTGGGCGTGGTCGGGCCCGACTACCCGCGTGCCGACCTGTCCTTCCTGACCGACCGCGGGGTGGATCTGTCCGGGGTGGAGACGGCGGAAGGCGAGTCGTTCCGCTGGGCCGGGAAGTACAGCTACGACCTGAACTCGCGCGAGACGCTGGACACGCGCCTCGGCGTGTTCGCCGACTTCCAGCCCCGTATCCCCGACGCCTTCCGGAACGCGCGGACCGTCTTCCTCGGCAACATCCACCCGTCGTTGCAGGCGAGCGTGCTCGATCAGGTGGAGCGGCCGGACCTGGTGGCCTGCGACACCATGAACTTCTGGATCAACGGAGCCCGCGCCGAGCTCGAAGCCCTGTTGGGGCGGGTGGACCTGTTGATGGTCAACGACGAGGAGACCCGGCAGCTCGCGGACGAACCCAACCTGGTGAAGGCCGTGCGCTGGATCCAGGAGCGCGGTCCGCGCGCCGTGGTGGTGAAGAAGGGGGAGCACGGCGCCATGCTGTTCCACGAGAACGAGATCTTCTTCGTGCCCGGCTACCCGCTCGAGGACGTGCGCGACCCCACGGGGGCGGGGGACTCGTTCGCCGGTGGCTTCCTGGGCTACCTGGACTCCACGCCGCACTGGGACGATGGCGCCTGGCGCCGCGCGATGGTCTACGGCTCGGTGACCGGATCGTTCGCCGTGGCCGACTTCTCCGTGCGGCGCTTCCGCACGCTGAGTCGGGACGAAGTGGCCGAGCGAGCCCGCCTGTTCCGTCGCCTGACGGCCGTCGAGTTCGAGATCGCCGATGCGCTCTGA
- the argS gene encoding arginine--tRNA ligase: MAQDLLRAALERALADLGVGDHEIRFERPRDPTHGDLATNVALTLSGRLGRPPRAIAQELIDRLDLPPDTIESVDIAGPGFLNFRFGSGEIADELRGILEGDKRFGRGDVGRGERVMVEFVSANPTGPLHLGHGRQAALGDAIASLLEWTGWKVQREFYYNDAGLQIERLAQSVWARYHQVLGRPEPVREDGYHGHYVMDIAQAFHAQVGDLYEGIASTEALDAMRRYAVDMIRKEQDEDLQQFGVLFDEYYLESSLYTDGRVKETVRRLRETGLVYEDGGAVWLRTTEFGDQKDRVMIKSDGSPTYFLPDVAYHVTKWERGFKHAVNVQGSDHHGTVARVRAGLQALGLPENYPEYVLHQMVTVEREGEEVKLSKRAGSYTTLRALIDEVGADVTRYFFQMRKPDAHLVFDLDTALDRSEKNPLFKIQYAHARMCSVFAKAGVDATTVHGDAELKRLREPAERDLVRQLGEFPEVVARAAEQRAPHVLCDYLERTAGTVNSWYHSGNPSRNPGLAVLVDDAALRGARLVLTRAVQIVLRNGLWILGLTAPERMEREDEAPSPS, from the coding sequence ATGGCCCAGGACCTCCTTCGCGCCGCCCTCGAGCGGGCGCTCGCCGACCTCGGGGTCGGAGACCACGAGATCCGCTTCGAGCGCCCCCGCGATCCCACCCACGGGGATCTCGCCACGAACGTCGCCCTCACGCTGTCCGGCCGTCTGGGCCGCCCGCCCCGCGCCATCGCGCAGGAGCTGATCGACCGGCTCGACCTTCCGCCGGACACCATCGAGTCCGTGGACATCGCCGGCCCCGGGTTCCTCAATTTCCGCTTCGGCTCGGGCGAGATCGCCGACGAGCTGCGCGGGATCCTGGAAGGCGACAAACGCTTCGGCCGCGGGGACGTGGGCCGGGGCGAGCGGGTGATGGTCGAGTTCGTCTCGGCCAATCCCACCGGGCCGCTCCACCTGGGTCACGGCCGCCAGGCCGCGCTGGGCGACGCCATCGCGTCGCTCCTCGAATGGACCGGCTGGAAGGTCCAGCGCGAGTTCTACTACAACGACGCGGGGCTGCAGATCGAACGCCTCGCCCAGTCCGTCTGGGCGCGCTACCACCAGGTGCTGGGCCGTCCGGAGCCGGTGCGCGAAGACGGCTATCACGGCCACTACGTGATGGACATCGCGCAGGCCTTCCACGCGCAGGTGGGTGACCTCTACGAGGGGATCGCCTCCACCGAAGCCCTCGACGCGATGCGGCGCTACGCGGTGGACATGATCCGCAAGGAGCAGGACGAAGACCTGCAGCAGTTCGGCGTCCTGTTCGACGAGTACTACCTGGAGTCGTCGCTCTACACGGACGGACGGGTCAAGGAGACCGTGCGGCGTCTGCGCGAGACGGGCCTGGTCTACGAGGACGGCGGTGCGGTCTGGCTACGGACCACCGAGTTCGGTGACCAGAAGGACCGCGTCATGATCAAGAGCGACGGGTCGCCCACGTACTTCCTGCCGGATGTCGCCTACCACGTCACCAAATGGGAGCGCGGCTTCAAGCACGCCGTCAACGTGCAGGGCTCGGATCATCACGGTACGGTGGCGCGCGTCCGTGCGGGGCTGCAGGCGCTCGGCCTGCCGGAGAACTATCCGGAGTACGTGCTCCACCAGATGGTGACCGTGGAGCGCGAGGGCGAAGAGGTGAAGCTGTCCAAGCGCGCCGGCTCCTACACGACCCTGCGCGCGCTCATCGACGAGGTCGGGGCGGACGTGACCCGGTACTTCTTCCAGATGCGCAAGCCCGATGCGCACCTGGTGTTCGACCTCGACACGGCGCTCGACCGCTCCGAGAAGAACCCTCTGTTCAAGATCCAGTACGCGCACGCCCGCATGTGCTCCGTCTTCGCCAAGGCTGGCGTGGATGCCACCACCGTGCACGGGGATGCGGAATTGAAGCGGCTGCGCGAGCCCGCGGAGCGCGACCTGGTGCGTCAGCTCGGCGAATTTCCCGAGGTCGTGGCGCGGGCCGCGGAGCAGCGTGCGCCCCACGTCCTGTGCGACTACCTGGAGCGCACCGCCGGCACCGTGAACTCCTGGTATCATTCCGGGAACCCGTCGCGGAATCCCGGCCTGGCCGTCCTGGTGGACGACGCCGCCCTGCGGGGCGCGCGGCTCGTCCTCACCCGGGCGGTGCAGATCGTGCTGCGCAACGGGCTGTGGATCCTCGGCCTCACCGCGCCCGAGCGCATGGAGCGCGAGGACGAGGCTCCTTCACCCTCCTGA
- the purM gene encoding phosphoribosylformylglycinamidine cyclo-ligase: protein MRSETGGVDYRATGVDLDAAERAKEGLRELIARTRDTNTLSELGSFGGLYAVPDGARRPVLVSSADGVGTKLKVAFQSGRHDTIGRDLVNHCVNDILVQGARPLFFLDYLATGVLDGAVVQDVVRGVAEACIDNGCALLGGETAQMPDFYAAGEYDLAGFIVGLVERDHLVDGSAIREGDALVALGSSGLHTNGYTLARHIVFERAGLALGDELPGTGAAVVDVLLSVHRSYRSALLPEIEAGIVRGLAHITGGGIPGNLPRVLPAGLGARVDTRSWDVPAVFGWLQEAGGVETAEMYRVFNMGVGMIVVVRPEDVDGLVERVRAAGEQAWLCGSVVAGHGVDLRS from the coding sequence ATGCGCTCTGAGACCGGCGGTGTCGACTACCGGGCCACCGGCGTCGATCTCGACGCGGCCGAGCGCGCCAAGGAGGGGCTGCGCGAGCTGATCGCGCGCACGCGCGACACCAACACGCTGTCCGAGCTGGGCAGCTTCGGCGGTCTCTATGCCGTCCCGGACGGCGCCCGGCGGCCGGTCCTCGTCTCGAGCGCCGACGGCGTCGGTACCAAGCTCAAGGTGGCGTTCCAGAGTGGCCGACACGACACCATCGGTCGCGATCTGGTGAACCACTGCGTCAACGACATCCTGGTCCAGGGGGCCCGTCCGCTCTTCTTCCTGGACTACCTGGCCACCGGGGTGCTGGACGGTGCCGTGGTCCAGGACGTGGTGCGGGGCGTGGCGGAAGCCTGCATCGACAACGGCTGTGCCCTGCTCGGCGGGGAGACGGCGCAGATGCCCGACTTCTACGCCGCGGGCGAATACGACCTGGCCGGTTTCATCGTAGGGCTGGTCGAGCGGGACCACCTCGTCGATGGCTCCGCGATCCGTGAAGGGGACGCGCTCGTCGCGCTGGGATCGTCCGGGCTGCACACCAACGGCTACACGCTGGCCCGGCACATCGTGTTCGAACGGGCCGGGCTCGCGCTCGGCGACGAGCTTCCCGGTACGGGCGCTGCGGTGGTCGACGTGCTGCTCTCGGTGCACCGCAGCTACCGCTCCGCGCTGCTGCCCGAGATCGAGGCCGGCATCGTGCGGGGGCTGGCCCACATCACGGGGGGAGGCATCCCGGGCAACCTGCCCCGGGTCCTGCCGGCAGGGCTCGGCGCCCGCGTGGATACGCGCAGCTGGGACGTCCCCGCGGTGTTCGGCTGGCTGCAGGAGGCGGGGGGCGTGGAGACCGCGGAGATGTACCGGGTCTTCAACATGGGCGTGGGCATGATCGTGGTCGTTCGGCCGGAGGACGTCGACGGCCTCGTCGAGCGCGTCCGCGCGGCGGGCGAGCAGGCCTGGCTCTGCGGATCCGTCGTGGCCGGCCACGGCGTGGACCTGCGGTCGTGA